From the genome of Streptacidiphilus rugosus AM-16, one region includes:
- a CDS encoding TetR/AcrR family transcriptional regulator, whose translation MPRPREFEPDTVVDQAMLRFWLQGYRATSVEDLVKATGVKPGSLYSVFPGGKHTLFLKSLERYSKLVVPQKLGELAAPAASLAALRGYFDGLVHDLLSPEGRQGCLLVNTAIENAAEDDEAAAVVRGHLARLEHCMTTALRNARDEGEVRATVDPSGSAKALVATCQGLMVVGKANPDETLLRAVVDNAFAVLV comes from the coding sequence ATGCCCAGACCCCGAGAGTTCGAGCCCGACACGGTCGTGGACCAGGCCATGCTGCGGTTCTGGCTGCAGGGGTACCGGGCCACCTCCGTCGAGGACCTGGTCAAGGCGACCGGGGTGAAGCCCGGGAGTCTGTACAGCGTCTTCCCCGGCGGCAAGCACACGCTGTTCCTCAAGTCCCTGGAGAGGTACTCCAAGCTGGTCGTTCCCCAGAAACTGGGCGAACTCGCGGCACCGGCCGCTTCGCTCGCCGCCCTGCGCGGGTACTTCGACGGACTGGTGCACGACCTGCTCAGCCCGGAGGGCCGGCAGGGGTGCCTGCTGGTGAACACGGCCATCGAGAACGCCGCCGAGGACGACGAGGCCGCCGCCGTCGTGCGCGGACATCTCGCCCGCCTCGAGCACTGCATGACCACCGCACTGCGCAACGCCCGCGACGAGGGCGAGGTCCGCGCCACGGTGGACCCGTCCGGCAGTGCCAAGGCCCTGGTCGCCACCTGCCAGGGGCTGATGGTCGTGGGCAAGGCGAACCCCGACGAGACCCTGCTGCGCGCCGTCGTCGACAACGCCTTCGCCGTACTGGTCTGA
- a CDS encoding zinc-binding dehydrogenase encodes MQAIVISSYGAPEVLQLTELPDPLPAPGEVLIRVKAFGLNHAEAYMRAGAWGEVAAVPGIECAGVVEADPSGRLAPGTRVVAILGGMGRTRNGSYAELVTVPATNVAAVSSRLGWAELAAVPEVYATAWYGLFGNLGLRRGDRVLVRGATSSLGQAAVNLAVDHGAHVLATTRNPAHAPLLKELGAEDVLVDDGRLAAQVDRRTTPVDAVFDLVGNSVLRDSLATVRPGGRVCQLGFLGGFDPVRDFDPIADLPTGVQLSFFGSAFVLGSPEFPLAAVPLAAIYAKVESGTFPAKPVRVFRFDEIVEAHRVMEAGVALGKMAVTVG; translated from the coding sequence ATGCAGGCCATCGTCATCTCCAGCTACGGCGCCCCCGAGGTGCTCCAGCTCACCGAACTGCCCGACCCCCTGCCCGCGCCGGGCGAGGTGCTGATCCGGGTCAAGGCGTTCGGCCTCAACCACGCGGAGGCCTACATGCGCGCGGGCGCCTGGGGCGAGGTCGCGGCCGTCCCCGGCATCGAGTGCGCCGGGGTCGTCGAGGCCGACCCCTCGGGCCGACTCGCCCCCGGCACCCGGGTCGTGGCGATCCTCGGCGGCATGGGCCGCACCCGCAACGGCAGCTACGCCGAGCTGGTCACGGTGCCGGCGACCAACGTGGCCGCGGTGAGCTCCCGGCTGGGATGGGCCGAGCTGGCGGCGGTGCCCGAGGTCTACGCGACGGCCTGGTACGGGCTGTTCGGCAATCTGGGCCTGCGCCGGGGTGACCGGGTCCTGGTGCGCGGAGCGACCTCCTCCCTCGGCCAGGCCGCGGTGAACCTGGCCGTCGACCACGGCGCGCACGTGCTCGCGACCACCCGGAACCCCGCCCACGCACCGCTGTTGAAGGAGCTCGGCGCGGAGGACGTCCTCGTCGACGACGGCCGCCTGGCCGCGCAGGTCGACCGGCGCACGACACCGGTCGACGCCGTCTTCGACCTGGTCGGCAACAGTGTCCTGCGCGACTCCCTGGCCACCGTGCGCCCGGGGGGCCGGGTCTGCCAGCTCGGTTTCCTCGGCGGCTTCGACCCGGTGCGCGACTTCGATCCGATCGCCGATCTCCCCACCGGCGTCCAGCTCAGCTTCTTCGGCAGCGCGTTCGTCCTGGGCAGCCCCGAGTTCCCGCTCGCCGCCGTTCCCCTGGCAGCGATCTACGCCAAGGTCGAGTCGGGAACCTTCCCGGCCAAGCCGGTACGGGTCTTCCGCTTCGACGAGATCGTCGAAGCCCACCGGGTCATGGAAGCGGGAGTCGCGCTGGGCAAGATGGCCGTCACCGTCGGCTGA
- a CDS encoding amidase has translation MTATDTAPAGPAGPAWEVAALDATAQAELVRGGEVSATELVTWAIERIERLNPRLNAVITPTFDAALRAAAAADRAAEWDRAPFAGVPFLVKDLVAETAGERFTEGSRFLRDNRSGHDSELVRRHRRAGLVILGKTNTPEFGMVPACEPLLFGPTRNPWDTDRSTSGSSGGSAAAVSSGMVPCAHANDLGGSIRFPASACGLFGLKPTRARNPLGPEYGDAVSGWAVEHVLTRSVRDSAALLDATSGPMPGDPYPAPARHRPFAAEVGADPGRLRIAYSPRTADGSPGHPDCLAALEDAVRLCGALGHDLVEADLPGTTPRVGEAIGTVFMAATAWIVHYWIRRTGRVPSRDELEPLTRAYLERGEQVSAADYLLAVEELQRLARGVAGFLADVDLWLTPTMSTPPALLGEITSTEDDPLRAARTGGATIGYPAVVANLTGNPAMSVPLSRNTAGLPIGVHFLARYGDEATLLRLAAQLESACPWPLTAGGGPPSPRSAR, from the coding sequence GTGACCGCGACCGACACCGCCCCGGCCGGTCCGGCCGGTCCGGCTTGGGAGGTGGCCGCGCTCGACGCCACCGCCCAGGCGGAGCTGGTGCGCGGCGGCGAGGTGTCCGCGACCGAGCTCGTCACCTGGGCGATCGAGCGCATCGAGCGGCTGAATCCGCGGCTCAACGCCGTGATCACCCCGACGTTCGACGCCGCGCTGCGCGCCGCGGCCGCTGCGGACCGGGCGGCGGAGTGGGACCGCGCGCCGTTCGCCGGCGTGCCGTTCCTGGTCAAGGACCTGGTGGCGGAGACCGCGGGTGAGCGCTTCACGGAGGGGTCGCGCTTCCTGCGGGACAACCGCTCCGGTCACGACTCCGAGCTGGTGCGCCGCCACCGTCGGGCGGGGCTGGTCATCCTGGGAAAGACGAACACCCCCGAGTTCGGCATGGTCCCCGCCTGCGAGCCGCTGCTCTTCGGTCCGACCCGCAACCCCTGGGACACGGACCGCTCCACCAGCGGGTCCAGTGGCGGCTCGGCCGCCGCGGTCAGCAGCGGGATGGTTCCGTGCGCGCACGCCAACGACCTGGGCGGCTCGATCCGCTTCCCGGCTTCCGCCTGCGGGCTCTTCGGCCTCAAGCCGACCCGGGCCCGCAACCCCCTGGGGCCCGAGTACGGGGACGCGGTCAGCGGCTGGGCCGTCGAACACGTGCTGACCCGCAGCGTGCGCGACAGCGCCGCGCTGCTCGACGCCACCAGCGGGCCGATGCCGGGCGACCCGTATCCGGCTCCGGCGCGGCACCGCCCCTTCGCGGCGGAGGTCGGCGCGGACCCCGGCCGCCTGCGCATCGCCTACAGCCCGCGCACCGCCGACGGTTCGCCAGGGCACCCCGACTGCCTGGCCGCGCTCGAGGACGCCGTCAGGCTCTGCGGGGCGCTGGGCCACGATCTCGTCGAGGCGGATCTCCCCGGTACGACCCCGAGGGTGGGAGAGGCGATCGGCACCGTCTTCATGGCCGCCACGGCCTGGATCGTCCACTACTGGATCCGCCGGACCGGCCGGGTCCCCAGCCGTGACGAACTCGAACCCCTGACCCGCGCGTACCTGGAACGCGGGGAACAGGTGAGCGCCGCCGACTACCTGCTGGCCGTCGAGGAACTCCAGCGTCTCGCGCGCGGGGTGGCGGGGTTCCTGGCGGACGTGGACCTCTGGCTCACCCCGACCATGTCCACCCCGCCCGCCCTCCTCGGCGAGATCACCTCCACCGAGGACGACCCGCTGCGGGCGGCCCGGACCGGCGGCGCGACCATCGGCTACCCGGCCGTGGTCGCCAACCTGACCGGCAACCCCGCGATGTCCGTCCCACTGTCCCGAAACACGGCGGGCCTGCCGATCGGCGTCCACTTCCTGGCCCGCTACGGCGACGAGGCCACCCTGCTCCGCCTGGCCGCACAGCTCGAATCGGCCTGCCCCTGGCCGCTGACCGCCGGAGGCGGCCCACCCTCGCCCCGGTCGGCCCGCTAG
- a CDS encoding alpha/beta fold hydrolase, with product MAQPALDGVRLVAATLPGHAGAPPLADCGIESCAAVTAELAAAVGADVVVGFSIGASVAAEMVTSGAFTGPVVLLGISLSSADEPAFFHALVGLGRVLGGLPATLLARGAESMLRRASLTAERRDELRADFRRNDSAVMRLILAQYVRWLRQDRRRAERLCRAGAPTWIVHAEKGDGGLTGAERSTLAACPNVRLVTIPGSVFLLPVEAPGPVAAAIGEAVAVGRRP from the coding sequence ATGGCGCAGCCCGCGCTCGACGGGGTGCGACTGGTGGCCGCGACGTTGCCGGGACACGCCGGGGCGCCACCCTTGGCGGACTGCGGCATCGAGTCCTGCGCGGCGGTCACGGCGGAGCTGGCGGCCGCCGTCGGCGCCGATGTCGTGGTCGGGTTCAGCATCGGCGCGTCCGTCGCGGCGGAGATGGTGACCTCGGGCGCGTTCACCGGGCCGGTCGTGCTGCTCGGGATCAGCCTCTCCTCCGCCGACGAACCGGCGTTCTTCCACGCGCTGGTGGGGCTGGGTCGGGTACTCGGCGGCCTCCCGGCGACCCTCCTGGCGCGCGGAGCGGAATCGATGCTCAGGCGGGCGTCGTTGACCGCGGAGCGTCGCGACGAGTTGCGCGCGGACTTCCGCAGGAACGACTCGGCGGTGATGCGGCTGATCCTGGCGCAGTACGTACGGTGGTTGCGGCAGGACCGTCGCCGGGCCGAGCGCCTGTGCCGGGCCGGGGCGCCGACCTGGATCGTGCACGCCGAGAAGGGCGACGGCGGGCTCACCGGCGCCGAACGCAGCACCCTGGCGGCCTGCCCGAACGTCCGTCTGGTGACCATCCCGGGCTCGGTGTTCCTGCTCCCGGTGGAGGCCCCCGGGCCGGTGGCGGCCGCCATCGGGGAAGCCGTCGCCGTCGGCCGGCGTCCCTAG
- a CDS encoding glycyl radical enzyme family protein yields the protein MTVQYGESTQPGGAWEGFRGGLWREAIDVRDFIQANYTPYLGGDSFLAGPTGRTAAVWKKITDLFPEERRRGVLTIRVSGYAVNFVRLSREQQLDVLNRTFHGAL from the coding sequence ATGACCGTCCAGTACGGCGAGTCCACGCAGCCAGGCGGCGCCTGGGAGGGTTTCCGCGGCGGGCTGTGGCGGGAGGCGATCGACGTCCGCGACTTCATCCAGGCCAACTACACCCCCTACCTGGGCGGCGACTCGTTCCTGGCGGGCCCGACCGGGCGGACCGCAGCGGTCTGGAAGAAGATCACCGATCTCTTCCCCGAGGAGCGCCGCAGGGGCGTCCTCACCATCCGGGTCAGCGGCTACGCCGTCAACTTCGTCCGGCTGAGCCGCGAGCAGCAGCTCGACGTGCTGAACCGCACCTTCCACGGTGCGCTGTGA
- the pflA gene encoding pyruvate formate-lyase-activating protein: MTGRATTVAAARTLAAVATRRPACGSVHSWDLSTGVDGPGTRFVTFLSGCPLNCLYCQNPDTKKLRNGTRTSADDVLAEAGKYTAFIRASGGGATVSGGEPLLQPVFTGELLSRFKHELGLHTALDTSGFLGPRATDAMLADTDLVLLDIKSWDPALYRRLTGRPLQPTLDFARRLAALDQDVWVRFVLVPGLTDGEDNITGVARFAASLGNVSRIDVLPFHRLGAAKYEAIGERFALADTPSPTPEQVASARAVFAAEGLDAV, translated from the coding sequence GTGACCGGCCGCGCCACCACCGTCGCCGCCGCACGCACGCTCGCCGCGGTCGCCACGCGCCGCCCGGCCTGCGGCTCGGTGCACTCCTGGGACCTGTCGACGGGCGTGGACGGGCCGGGCACGCGTTTCGTCACCTTCCTGTCGGGCTGCCCGCTCAACTGCCTGTACTGCCAGAACCCCGACACGAAGAAGCTGCGCAACGGCACCCGCACCTCGGCCGACGACGTGCTGGCGGAGGCGGGCAAGTACACCGCCTTCATCCGCGCCTCGGGCGGCGGCGCGACGGTCAGCGGCGGCGAGCCGCTGCTGCAGCCGGTCTTCACCGGCGAACTGCTGAGCCGCTTCAAGCACGAACTCGGCCTGCACACCGCCCTGGACACCTCCGGCTTCCTGGGCCCGCGCGCGACCGACGCGATGCTCGCCGACACCGACCTGGTCCTGCTGGACATCAAGTCCTGGGACCCCGCCCTCTACCGCAGACTGACCGGCCGCCCCCTCCAGCCCACCCTGGACTTCGCCCGCCGCCTGGCCGCCCTCGACCAGGACGTCTGGGTCCGCTTCGTCCTCGTCCCCGGCCTGACCGACGGCGAGGACAACATCACCGGCGTGGCGAGGTTCGCTGCCTCGCTGGGCAACGTCTCCCGGATCGACGTCCTGCCCTTCCACAGGCTCGGCGCGGCCAAGTACGAAGCCATCGGCGAACGCTTCGCACTCGCCGACACCCCGTCACCCACCCCCGAACAGGTCGCCTCGGCCCGCGCCGTCTTCGCCGCCGAGGGCCTCGACGCGGTGTAA
- a CDS encoding AfsR/SARP family transcriptional regulator — protein MPTTQRRICTGDQLLLSVLGPFQVVETSGGQVDLDLTRKARVLLAVLIAQRGRAITLEGLTSALWPVDPPKSARRNIQLYVHRLRSQLGAPLVRTHEEAYSFGPCDRVDAVHFQQLARSGAQELDSGDFAGACSTLRQAMDMWRGPAYADFLDCESVELEAQRLERLRLGVCERWSAASLELGRYREVADELDDLVRRHPVHEALVGHLMTALVGAGQPAAALEVYARTRSCLRHTLGADPSSSLQQLHQSILRNGRPVVAAPLGSDGRRSA, from the coding sequence GTGCCGACGACACAGCGCAGAATTTGCACGGGGGATCAGTTGCTTCTGTCTGTTCTTGGGCCTTTTCAAGTTGTCGAAACTTCTGGTGGTCAGGTCGACCTCGACCTGACCCGTAAAGCGCGGGTGCTGCTCGCGGTGCTGATCGCTCAGCGGGGGCGAGCGATCACACTGGAGGGCCTGACCAGCGCGTTGTGGCCGGTCGACCCGCCCAAGTCGGCCCGCCGGAACATCCAGCTCTATGTCCATCGACTGCGATCCCAGCTGGGGGCGCCGCTCGTGAGGACACACGAGGAGGCGTACTCGTTCGGGCCCTGTGACCGCGTGGACGCGGTCCATTTCCAGCAACTGGCCCGATCGGGGGCGCAGGAGCTCGACTCGGGCGACTTCGCTGGCGCCTGCAGCACGTTGCGACAGGCCATGGACATGTGGCGTGGGCCCGCCTACGCGGACTTTCTCGACTGCGAGTCGGTCGAGCTCGAGGCGCAGCGTCTGGAGCGCCTACGACTCGGCGTCTGCGAACGCTGGAGCGCGGCCTCCCTGGAGCTGGGCAGGTACCGGGAGGTGGCCGACGAGCTGGACGACCTGGTGCGACGCCATCCCGTCCACGAAGCGCTGGTCGGGCATCTGATGACGGCGCTCGTGGGCGCCGGTCAGCCTGCTGCGGCGCTGGAGGTGTATGCCCGGACCCGTAGCTGTCTGCGCCACACGTTGGGGGCGGACCCCTCCTCCTCGCTGCAGCAGTTGCACCAGTCCATCCTCAGGAACGGACGACCCGTCGTGGCGGCTCCGCTCGGGAGCGACGGGCGCCGAAGCGCATGA
- a CDS encoding TetR/AcrR family transcriptional regulator produces the protein MTTSHPKAGTKGVARADRERQVLAAATEEFGRHGYEATTVAAIAARVGVTKPLLHQYFGAKQDLYLACLEPVGERLLEAIRDAMADAGPGARPTPIRVLHGLFTALEGQREAWFVLYAESLPPDSEVAHRAAHYRGAIDDLAAAGTADLLRAAGSHDPLDADALKYAWRGLTTALVRWWIHHPDQSPEAMAQRCARLFAVGGTVLAVEGADLADGA, from the coding sequence ATGACAACGTCCCACCCCAAGGCCGGCACCAAGGGCGTCGCACGGGCCGACCGCGAACGACAGGTCCTGGCCGCGGCGACCGAGGAGTTCGGCCGCCACGGCTACGAGGCCACCACCGTGGCCGCCATCGCCGCGCGCGTGGGCGTCACCAAGCCGCTGCTGCACCAGTACTTCGGCGCGAAGCAGGACCTCTACCTCGCCTGCCTGGAACCGGTCGGCGAGCGGCTGCTGGAAGCCATCCGCGACGCGATGGCCGACGCCGGCCCCGGCGCGCGGCCGACGCCGATCCGGGTACTGCACGGCCTGTTCACCGCCCTCGAAGGGCAGCGGGAGGCCTGGTTCGTCCTCTACGCCGAATCGCTGCCGCCCGACAGCGAGGTCGCCCACCGGGCGGCCCACTACCGCGGCGCGATCGACGACCTCGCCGCGGCCGGCACCGCCGACCTGCTGCGCGCCGCCGGCTCGCACGACCCGCTCGACGCCGACGCCCTCAAGTACGCCTGGCGCGGCCTCACCACCGCCCTGGTCCGCTGGTGGATCCACCACCCCGACCAGTCGCCCGAGGCGATGGCGCAGCGCTGCGCGCGGCTCTTCGCCGTCGGCGGCACGGTACTTGCCGTCGAGGGGGCCGACCTTGCCGACGGGGCGTAG
- a CDS encoding FAD-binding oxidoreductase, whose protein sequence is MSASPTAPGAARARSWWGWGYSDAHPDDAECLALGSLLPGTLAAPLPVPRVADLRIGRPAVSAPDSLAHLVSEDPGTRAAHAMGKAYRDVIRALRGRPGRIPDLVARPRNEQDVADLLEWAGGPGVAVIPFGGGSSVVGGVEYRGDAHRAVLSLDLTAMDRILEIDTTSRAARIQAGALGPVLEEQLRPHGLTLRHFPQSFEFSTLGGWLATRAGGHFATGPTHIDDFVQSMHVVTPAAAGSSWRLPGSGAGPSPDRLFLGSEGTLGVITEAWMRLQERPRHKASASVAFSDFRRALDAVRSLAQSDLAPANCRLLDPGEAALSGASRDGSSVLVLGFESATAPVDDRLAIALELARSHGGRGPAEPAQGHGAEADTAVDAWRSAFLRMPYLRDGLARMGAVVETFETAATWDRIPALIDAVRTEVGAAAAKATGHTATVNCRLTHVYPDGAAPYFTVVVGGRPGDEVAIWDDVKAVAGDVLHRHRATITHHHAVGRDHRPGYDLQRPEPFALALRATKAALDPHGILNPGVLLD, encoded by the coding sequence ATGTCCGCATCCCCGACCGCCCCCGGCGCCGCCCGCGCCCGCTCCTGGTGGGGCTGGGGCTACAGCGACGCCCACCCCGACGACGCGGAGTGCCTCGCCCTGGGAAGCCTCCTGCCCGGCACCCTGGCCGCGCCGCTGCCCGTCCCCCGGGTGGCCGACCTCCGCATCGGGCGCCCGGCCGTCTCCGCGCCGGACTCCCTGGCACACCTGGTCAGCGAGGATCCAGGGACGCGCGCCGCGCACGCCATGGGCAAGGCCTACCGTGACGTCATCCGGGCGCTGCGCGGCCGGCCGGGCCGGATTCCCGACCTGGTCGCCCGGCCGCGAAACGAGCAGGATGTCGCCGACCTGCTGGAGTGGGCCGGCGGTCCCGGCGTGGCCGTGATCCCCTTCGGCGGCGGGTCCTCGGTGGTGGGCGGGGTCGAGTACCGCGGCGACGCCCACCGAGCCGTGCTGTCGCTCGACCTGACCGCGATGGACCGGATCCTGGAGATCGACACGACCAGCCGGGCCGCCCGCATCCAGGCGGGTGCGCTCGGCCCGGTGCTGGAGGAGCAGCTGCGGCCGCACGGCCTGACTCTGCGTCACTTCCCGCAGAGCTTCGAGTTCTCCACCCTCGGCGGCTGGCTGGCCACCCGGGCAGGCGGCCACTTCGCCACCGGCCCCACCCACATCGACGACTTCGTCCAGTCGATGCACGTGGTCACGCCCGCCGCCGCGGGTTCCTCCTGGCGGCTGCCGGGATCCGGCGCCGGCCCCTCGCCCGACCGGCTGTTCCTCGGCTCCGAGGGCACGCTCGGCGTCATCACCGAGGCCTGGATGCGCCTGCAGGAGCGCCCGCGGCACAAGGCGTCGGCCTCCGTGGCCTTCTCCGACTTCCGGCGGGCGCTGGACGCGGTGCGCTCCCTCGCCCAGTCCGACCTGGCCCCCGCCAACTGCCGCCTGCTCGATCCGGGCGAGGCCGCGCTGTCCGGGGCCTCGCGCGACGGCTCCAGCGTCCTGGTGCTCGGCTTCGAGTCCGCCACCGCGCCGGTCGACGACCGGTTGGCGATCGCCCTGGAGCTGGCCCGCTCCCACGGCGGGCGTGGGCCGGCCGAACCGGCGCAGGGCCACGGTGCCGAGGCCGACACCGCCGTGGACGCCTGGCGCTCCGCGTTCCTCCGGATGCCGTACCTGCGCGACGGCCTGGCCCGGATGGGGGCCGTCGTGGAGACCTTCGAGACCGCCGCCACCTGGGACCGGATCCCGGCCCTGATCGACGCCGTCCGGACCGAGGTCGGTGCCGCCGCCGCGAAGGCCACCGGGCACACGGCGACCGTCAACTGCCGCCTGACGCACGTCTATCCCGACGGCGCCGCACCCTACTTCACCGTGGTCGTCGGCGGCCGCCCGGGCGACGAGGTCGCGATCTGGGACGACGTCAAGGCCGTCGCGGGGGACGTCCTGCACCGCCACCGCGCCACGATCACCCACCACCACGCCGTCGGCCGCGACCACCGCCCCGGCTACGACCTCCAGCGCCCGGAGCCGTTCGCCCTGGCACTGCGCGCGACGAAGGCCGCCCTGGACCCGCACGGCATCCTCAACCCCGGCGTCCTGCTCGACTGA
- a CDS encoding SAM-dependent methyltransferase — protein MTAGDLGSEAPLSTHIQQDVPHSARMYDYFLGGKDNYAVDREAGERVLTVFPNMRTAVRANRAFMRRSTRALAQHGLRQWLDIGTGIPTSPNLHEVAQSVAPEARVVYVDKDPVVLAHSRALMTSSAEGRTAYIHGDVRDPDAILAAPQLAQTLDLGQPVVLSMVALLHFVPDIREARAIVDRLFEPLPAGSALVLSHATAELDPDGAPKVQEIYNQVGTTLQLRSRAEFATFFEGLDLWEPGIVTAHRWRPDDGDERLPDEVTDAQVSFYAGVGLKV, from the coding sequence ATGACTGCGGGGGACCTTGGCTCCGAGGCGCCGCTCAGCACGCACATCCAGCAGGATGTGCCGCACAGCGCCCGGATGTACGACTACTTCCTCGGCGGCAAGGACAACTACGCGGTGGACCGCGAGGCCGGCGAGCGGGTGCTCACGGTCTTCCCGAACATGAGGACCGCCGTGCGGGCGAACCGGGCGTTCATGCGCCGGTCCACCCGGGCGCTGGCGCAGCACGGTCTGCGGCAGTGGCTCGACATCGGCACCGGCATCCCCACCTCGCCGAACCTCCACGAGGTCGCGCAGTCGGTGGCCCCCGAGGCGCGCGTGGTCTACGTGGACAAGGACCCGGTGGTGCTGGCGCACTCGCGGGCGCTGATGACCAGCTCCGCCGAGGGCAGGACCGCCTACATCCACGGTGACGTGCGCGACCCCGACGCGATCCTGGCCGCGCCGCAGCTGGCGCAGACCCTCGACCTGGGACAGCCGGTGGTGCTGTCGATGGTGGCCCTGCTGCACTTCGTGCCGGACATCCGCGAGGCCCGCGCCATCGTGGACCGCCTCTTCGAGCCGCTCCCGGCCGGCTCGGCGCTGGTGCTCTCGCACGCCACCGCCGAACTGGACCCGGACGGCGCGCCCAAGGTCCAGGAGATCTACAACCAGGTGGGCACCACGCTCCAGCTGCGGTCCCGCGCGGAGTTCGCCACCTTCTTCGAGGGCCTGGACCTCTGGGAGCCCGGCATCGTCACCGCCCACCGCTGGCGTCCGGACGACGGCGACGAGCGGCTGCCGGACGAGGTGACGGACGCGCAGGTGTCCTTCTACGCCGGAGTTGGCCTGAAGGTCTGA